ctggatctccacacttttgtgggagtttgtttttcAAGATATCACTGCAATGCTCTATGAGCTTTACCACCTTGGTCTCTTATATATTTCTCTTCTTTGTGAGGATCTCTTTCAAGAACTTTGCATAACTGAGAGAACTTCAGTGAATGGCAAGTTTACATTAACCTATCTCAGCATATCTAAAAATTTCTCAAACTttttgtccagcttttctctatagagcttttggggaaaaggtagagcaggcatgtgCTTTCTCACATCATcagattcctcccttcttgaagtttcctccttctttttctctactcccttcttgccttttttcttctcagtctttttatcatcttcaatttttagcaccttcccactttctttttcaatcaCAACTTCTTTGTAAattggagtgggatctttcaatACTTGTCCGCTCAtcaaggtcacaacatttacCATTTCTTTTGGATTCTTTTCATTACCAGCTGAcagagtacctgggattctctcagATATTATAGTTGCAATTTATCCCATTTGTCTCTCCAAGTTATGCAAATCTGTCCCAAGTTCCTTGATAGCTGCCCCATAAGCATCTAATCTTTCATCAGTCTTGACAATAAATGACTTCATAAGATCTTCTAACCCATACTGAAttggctgttgaggctgaaattgcgGCCTCGGCTGATTCCCAAAACCAGGAGGTCCTTGAAATCtcgagttattttgttgccatgcatttgctgtacccccaggtgaactccatgaaaaatcggggtgctTTTGGCCTATTGCATTGCATTGAAGTTGTAATTACCCACAACATTAACTTCCTCCATtgaagcttgacactcatgagtaggatgtcctcttccacatatgtcaCATGCTGCATGAGGCTCATTATATATTGAAGCTAAGGTTACCTTCCTTATTTCCTTTGTCATGGCATCAAGCTGTACCTGCATAAATGTGTTCgcgtcaacttggtgaacaccagttgttcttcttctttcagcaacttcagagggccactgatttgcatcctcagacaactcatctagaattgtaactatctcctctagagtctttttcatcaacgggcctccatgtcacaactcgcattttggagttgtgatttcggccaagaactggtgagaaaatgtccttctgatggtctgacgtagagcagtctactcgggcaacttgggctttttaattttgagcatatataaggggggtataggtgatgaaagctccgacctgcctcccccatgcaTGCTAccaccgagccgtatagaacgagctaccttgggggaaacctcaagggcctgcctagatgactcaaaagGAGTGTCGAAGGCACCCATACGAGTTAGGAAAACTCTATGGGTGGCGCAACGCCTTCGGGCCTGCATTGGGCATCAAAGTGGTGttggaggctcgatgtgtggaacggccagccccgcgggatgccgaatgttggaacgagacctccgtgccgattggatacttgacgcacctgtcataggggcatcacgtgtcgacttgtgagcatggctttggttcaaccatgcaagcaagggtctgttggcctaaaggtgcaggtgtgggcgacactgcactacttcggaatggaagcgtgctgcaagagggctatgtatgggcatggcacgaaagaggcgcatgataatggccaagggctaaaggttgccttactcgggcgaggcatgAGCTAGTCGCGTATGCACTaagcgagtgtcaagcttgaggattgggctgtgcacacGGGAgggatgctcagtcttgggctaaggacaaggcatgtactaagccaatcccccagggcgcgcatggattgtgatcctaagatgaagcgccacgacatgtctagggccaagggcctaggcatcttacgggcggcacaagttggggcgagcctgcgggcgagtcccaccaacaggcacaggatcgtgcttggaaATCCTGGGATAGGAAGAAGGCTGGCCTacagcgaggggaactgcaggcgccgcacgggcgagcaggtgccgctacccaatgtaaggatttgggcccgtgacacttggtatcagagctgattaaggccatactatgccatggcacaacgtcaaggcaaagggtggatatggcgagtgcattttggatgtcagtgccgAGATTACGTCAAAgtagagattgatgttcatatacCACCAAAGATCAAGAACCCGATACTGATGGTCGACGAAAGGGatgggtgattccattgtctttCGAAGTCTAGGTCGCtactgaatgaggtgatatgACGATGAGTCGGATGGCTAAGAGAAAGCCATGTTTTCCAGGTCATGCAATCATATTGCGAAGAGTgggagccatggactataaacttgggcatgatcatagcggagatcttgccaagTATGCGTGCAACGCATCatgttgagtgtctttccttcgggagaagactttgggttgcctgagggcattgccaaggtgaggaaaTGGATTCGAGGGTATAGCGAAGCTTCGAAATGGGGCGAGTTTCTAAGTTAGAAGgtgtcatcattctggaaaggggtATGTCGAATGATCGGTGATCGAGAGTGTCCAAGTGCGAGGCACATCgaaccgggaagccgtgctagcaggGCCAAGAGGGCGCctgtctatagggcgagtattgaaCTACTACTAGGAGCATtggctacttgctgaggaagtgacaactggaaaacaaagagctttgttcggaAATGCGGCGATACTATGACTTTGGGAATGTAATACTCACCAAAGGTCGTCCCAAGTgctggccgaatgccaagtgGGATGACAAAGATAagatgtatcctccacattgagtgtgggaggatcccgcctatgcaagaggcatatgggcgaagtcgtgggtctggaagcgaacacatcttcaaggtagtgAGAGCAAGGAAAGCTACAGGAGCGGAATGCTACGTGAGCTATGCCAAGAGGGCATCTTAAtgctacgggagcgaaaggctaTGGGAGCCATGCCAAAGAGGGCATCTTAAggctacgggagcgaaaggctaTGGGAGCGACGTCAAAAGAGCACATTAATGTGCTAACCTATGAAGGAAAGCTTCAGACGAAGATGAaggccgtgagggtcatggtgtgattgactagtgtgggtcaatcacaaagttagacaccagaaggtgcaagtgcggaggcactttccaagtgaacatCGAAAGGCGAtgaagtgcagaggcacgcttggaagatacctgggggagaagtgcatggggcatgactccttttgagaaaggacttcgaggaagtctaACCCACAAGACAAAGGGAGCTTGAATGGGCATACCTGAGGAggcagactccgggatgtcttaagccatgatgtgtcatcggggacgatgacattatgagtgtgggaggatgtcacaactcgcattttggagttgtgattttggccaagaactggtgagaaaaggttcttctgatggtctgacgtagagcagtctactcgggcaacttgggctttttaattttaagcatatataaggggggtataggtgatgaaagctccgacctgcctcccccatgcgtgctgccaccgagccgtatagaacgagctaccttgggggcaacctcaagggcctgcctagatgactcaaaagGAGTGTCGAAGGCACCCATACGAGTTAGGGAAACTCTATGGGCGGCGCAATGCCTTCGAGCCTGCATTGGGCATCAAAGCggtgctggaggctcgatgtgtggaacggccagccccgcgggctacCGAATGTTAGAacgagacctccgtgccgattggatacttggcgcacctgtcataggggcatcatgtgtcgacttgtgagtaTGACtttggttcaaccatgcaagcaagggtccgttggcctaaaggtgcaggtgtgggcgacactgcactacttcCGAATGGAAGTgtgctgcaagagggctatgtatgggcatggcacgaaagaggcgcttgacaatggccaagggctaaaggtttccgtactcgggcgaggcacgagctagtcgcggatgtactaggcgagtgtcaagcttgaggattgggctgtgcacgcgggagctATGCTCAatcttgggctaaggacaaggcatgtcctaagccaatcccccagggcgcgcatggattgtgatcctaagatgaagcgccacgacatgtctagggccaagggcctaggcatcttacgggcggcacaagttaGGGCGAGCCTGCGGGCGAGTCCCACCAACAGGCACCGGATCGTGCTTGAAAATCTTGGGATAGGAAGAAGGCTGGCTTGCAGCaaggggaactgcaggcgccgcacgagtgagcaggtgccgctacccaatgtaaggatttgggcccgtgacatccagctgcattactcaatgttctCCGTGAGGTCGGTATCAATCCATACCAAAAGTCGTGGAGTTGCATCCAGAATTCTATTCCACTATGTTGACATtttcgcactatctccttaaacctctcccacgcttcaaacacagtttcagtctcATTCTGATAGAAATTATGGATTTCttttctaaacttgcccgttttagctgaggagaaatatttagtaAGAATTTTTTTTGTCATCTTCTCCCATATTCTAATTGATCCATGAGGCAAGCTTCGGAGCCAGTGCTTTGAATTGTCTTTgagagtgaaggggaatgcccttaagtaaactgcatcttgtgacacaccattatattggaaggtgttcataatctcctcgaagtccatcagataattgtttggatcttcgttcatcttttctCTAAAGGCACAACTGTTTTGGAGGGTTTGAAGTAACCCctgctttaactcaaaattgtttgCTGCAACAGTAGGTGGTTTCACACTCGATAAGACTTGGTTGTAgactggtctagcataatcaccaagttGTCTCCCAGCACCGAAAGCTATATTTCCAAATTGGTCTGCACCCATAGGTCGATTCTGAGCCATTCTTCGAGCCCTCTCCTCCTCGaagacaagttgtgcatttcaAGAGCTGTCTCCTCCGCATCTCGTGCAACTTTTTCTCTTTGCTGGGCTGCCTCTCTTGTAGCCAAATCAACCTTATCCTCATATCCCACCATaacttctttggttgaggattgcccaaccttctctgtATTCGCGGGGAGATTTATTACTTTCCTCAGCTGTCGCAGTTGCTTTTCAATTTCCTGCTCGTATGTTAGCAATTCCTTCCCAGAAGATCGGgacatgcaccaatctaaccaattcctgaattagcactacaaactatttccaactttattgattgccaatccccggcaacgacgccaaaatttgacgagctaaaaacacaacacaaaattatgctcgctagtcgaatatagtatagagaatatcgtatccacaaggattggagttaaacagtattttcgtagtttataaCTTTATTGCTATTCacgatgatcaacaatttagatttgtgtgaattaaaactaatattaactaaaagtctaactATTGTCTAATGACAAATGCAAaagagtaagcaagaagatatcaaggggagaaaataggggttgattggatatgtGCAAGATACTTGTTCGGGAATTATATCTAGTAGattcacttctaaggttcaagtgagtctctcgaattcactaaaTTATTAGTTCAACGTTTAGTAAAAACTCccctctcgattaagtctcaacctcacaatataaactaagttaagctcagtgaagatatgcaagaattcgtagtggattagtctttaggagaacctctttcgattatcctcctaactgggtctaaacaataattcaactagcctctttcgattactaagaagaatcaacgaattcaaccaacaagataatccaaaacatcataaattatgcctctttttcgtacataaacatgtgaatatGTATGCAATAATAAAACTACCCAAAATGAATTTGGTCGCGCATGTCTCACCATGTTTTGCCTCCAGTGCGCGTCAATGCGCGACCAGTGCGCGGCCGCACACGTAGATGGCGTTATGTGGTGAATTTggaaaaatgtaaaacatgaaagttgtaaccCTTTTAAACAGCTTTCCAAAGATATATTGTGGAGTCCAAATAGAGTTCTGAGTGaaatgttatgtgcattttactggacaatgcgcaagatgcctgctcgattcttcgtttctgtcacgacccaaaatcccaccacaggcgtcgtgatggaacctagtctctaagattaggtaagccgatttctattacaatttgaagtcatttttgttttttgaattaaaatctaatagcggaaataattacaatacacaatctcccaagactggtagtactgagtcacgaactctaactgaatacatggaatgatcacgatgaccaaatatacaataatgtttgattacaaattaacagtacaatgaaatgaaaagactccaagggactgcgagggccaaacagctctaccttgaatccttatgatcacgctttaactctgctcaagtccgatatcttcaatacctggctctggacaaaaatgtgtagaagtgtagtatgagtatgccacagtcggtacccagtaagtatcaagactaacctcaatggaatagagacgaggtatagtcaagacactcactagtctaataacctgtgcaatataatatacaaaatcataggaaacaaataacaataggacaacatggaataaccagtgatatgcacagcaggtaataagaataccattaatatcattcaacaattaataaacaaaagtatactcaattaaataaagtccttcaaataaatgtctttcacatataattcttccagataactctctttcaaatataattttctcaaataattatttttcaaatataattctttcaataaatcttttcaaatataatttcctcaaataaatatctttcatataatactttctaagtaaaaatccttccaaataaatattttgaatataattctttcaattaaaaagtcaccatgtgacacctcatttcataatcataaaaatacgggtctcagcccattttcatattttttgtaaatacgggtctcaacccatttttatatttctacgacacctcgtgcccataattaaatcatcatatttttccaacacctcgtgccctcagTTCATATCATAACtccacggacaattcacgtgccaattatcattatcatttcatcacagcacctcgtgcccacatttcattttaaaattcgcctggcaatagccataggctcacaattttaacataaatcagactgttatcaatttaccaacaacaagacaagttgcacaaggtatagaaataaacacaagaaaatcacaacatcacataaaaattatcaaaaccacaaccccacatcatcacatattgtccctgacaatagccacccttatcgctcctattaccacccttatcactcctatagccacccttatcgctccgcctagacagtatcaatagccacccttatcgctcccatagccacccttatcgctccgcccagataatattccaacaaacacaacaacagtgaaatgccatccttatacccacataatatcaccggtgaaataccacccttatctccccaaaatagtaactcacacaacacaacaaattacacgggaaattaacacgacaatataataaaatcaattcagatcataatttttccaatggccacaaccaaattccaaagatataacaaaattaattaatttcacaacaaatagaccAAGGCttcacacaatgtatataacacccaaaaataatcaattgagatagaaattactcagcataaagcaaaacctttattaatgcaaatttagataattatattaacacttattcttaagctcgcttaaattaattatttgcataagaagattcatattggaattaatttccaagaaatattaaaccaacaatactcacgaaatttcataaatatttcaagtaacaatcacatcaaattatcatataaaaacaaattcaacattaaggatttaggcatggtaaac
This region of Nicotiana tomentosiformis chromosome 4, ASM39032v3, whole genome shotgun sequence genomic DNA includes:
- the LOC138910246 gene encoding uncharacterized protein produces the protein MAQNRPMGADQFGNIAFGAGRQLGDYARPVYNQVLSSVKPPTVAANNFELKQGLLQTLQNSCAFREKMNEDPNNYLMDFEEIMNTFQYNGVSQDAVYLRAFPFTLKDNSKHWLRSLPHGSIRIWEKMTKKILTKYFSSAKTGKFRKEIHNFYQNETETVFEAWERFKEIVQLDAMTKEIRKVTLASIYNEPHAACDICGRGHPTHECQASMEEVNVVANAWQQNNSRFQGPPGFGNQPRPQFQPQQPIQYGLEDLMKSFIVKTDERLDAYGAAIKELGTDLHNLERQMG